A stretch of DNA from Henriciella sp. AS95:
TTATGTGCAAGGGCGATGCAGAGCCGGCGCACTGAGTGGTGTCCGGCACGGTTTTGATGGGTTGTCCAGCCAGGTCGCGCAATGGCGGCGGGCGCTTGCCAAACATGTCGTGGCGAGGGCGGCTACCGACGCGGGTGGATTTGCTGCGGCTCTGACGTCTGGGGATCGCAGCTTTATGCCATCAGAGGATGTCGAGGCGCTGAGGAAGTCGGGACTGGCGCACCTTCTGGCTATTTCGGGGCTTCATCTCGGCCTTGTCGGAGGGTTGGTTTACTTTACTTTCCGCCGGGGCCTGTCGCTGTGGGAGTGGTTGGCTGTCCGGTTTCCGGTTCAGAAGATCGCTGCATTCGCAGCGATTGTGGCAACCGCAGCGTATCTGGTGTTGTCCGGAGCGAGCATCTCGACCCAGCGCGCTTTTATCATGGCAGCGGTGTTCTTTGGAGCAATCGTACTGGATCGCTCGCCCCTCAGTCTGAGGTCATTTGCGATTGCGATGATCCTTGTGCTCATTCTTGAGCCGCAAAGTGTCATGTCACCTGGTTTTCAAATGTCATTTGCGGCCACCGGAGGTCTGATCGCGAGCTTCGAAGCCTGGACGAGGTATCGCCGCGATCGCGGTCAGTTTGGCGGAGGAATCGGCATGGTGGTGAAGTCGCTTGTGCTGACATCCGTTGTGGGGGCTGCTGCCACGGCACCGTTTGCACTTTACCATTTTGACCGACTTGCGCCTTTGGGGCTTGCGGCAAATTTGCTGGCGATGCCTATTTTCACGTTTGTGAGTGCGCCGGCTGCAGGTTTGGCATTGCTGACCTGGCCCCTTGGTTTGTCTGACATCTTCCTGAGTGTTTTCGGGTGGTCCCTTGAGCGCATTCAGGACATCGCGGCCTGGGCTGCGGCGGGTGGTGGAGACGGCTTCCAGCTCGGCCGCGCAATGCCAGACATTACGTTCCTCTGCCTCGTCGTCGCGATTGCCCTCGCCTGCTTGATGGATGGAGTGATCAGGAAATCCGTCGCGGTCGGGATTACTGCTGTCTCGGCGTTTCTGGCTTTTGTTTATTCACCGATCCAGATCCTGCACATTTCAGCGTCAGGCGATGTGTTTGTCACCGAGGATAAGGATGTGGTTCAAAGAATGAAATTGACGGATGGAGATGGGTTGCCGCCTCTTCGATACGCCGACCTGGAACCGGCGGGCGATTGTTCGGGGCAAGCGTGCATGCTGAACACCAAGCTCGGGCCCATTCTGATCAGCGGTCAAGCGATATCGCAATCGGATTGTGAAGCCGTGCGCGTGGTCGTTACCACGTCCCCAATCAGCCAGACATGTATCTCCGACGGCGTTCTTTCGTTTACGGCAGTAGATGCACCAGTGTCGGTCTACCGATCCGCACTCGGGAAAATTTCAATACGAAAGCCCCGATGCGGTCGACGTCCCTGGTCGCCGTGCCTTCAATAGCCGGAAATGCCGACTAGTCGTACCGGCGAACCAGCGCAACGAGCTTGCCCTGGATGCGCACACGATCAGGGCCGAAAATCCGCGTTTCATAGGCGGTGTTCGCCGCTTCCAGCGCAATCGAAGCGCCTTTCTTGCGCAGACGCTTCAGCGTTGCTTCTTCCTCATCTATCAAGGCCACGACAATATCGCCGCTATGAGCGTCATCGGTGCGCTTCAAAATAACGAGGTCGCCATCGTGGATGCCGGCGTCGATCATGGAGTCGCCTTTGACTTCCAGAGCGAAGTGATCATCGCCCTCCGGCAAATCATCTGGCGGCCGGATGCGAGAGGTTTCATGCTGAATTGCCTCAATCGGCACACCCGCAGCAATGCGGCCAAGAACGGGAATCGTATGATCGGCAAGCCTCGGCGCTGCACTTCCGACAACACTTGGACGAAAGACCTGGCGGCCTCGTGGAGGCGCGGACGGGGTTGCTGAATCAGGAAGCTTCAGGACCTCCAGAGCGCGGGCACGGTTGGCCAGTCTCTTGATAAAGCCCCGTTCCTCCAGCGCGGTAATCAGGCGGTGAATGCCGGACTTCGAGGCGAGGTTCAGGGCTTCTTTCATTTCGTCGAAAGACGGTGAAACGCCATCCTGTTTGATTCTCTCGTGAATAAAGAGAAGGAGCTCTTTCTGTTTGGTTGTCAGCACGATGGCTCTCCGAATCGACTAGAGTTGTTCACATATGTTCTACATGCGTTCTCGTTTCGGGTCAACTTGTGGAAGCGTTTCGCAGATTTTTGCAAGTTGTCACTCGATCATCTGACTTCATGAGGCTTTCCCCAATCAGGAAGCGTTGTGCCCCCGTGTCCTGCAGCCTTATGATGTGCTCCGGAGTCGAAATGCCGCTTTCGGAGATCAGTGTCTTTTCGGGGGCAAGTATGTGCGCCAACGTTTCAGTTGTCGAAAGGTCGGTGACCATCCGCTTGAGATCGCGATTGTTCACGCCAACAAGCGTGCAAGGCAGAGCATTCGCCCGATGAAGTTCTGCCTCATCATGAACTTCAACGATCGCATCCATTCCGAGGTCCGATGCCGCCCCCAGGAGGTCGTGAGCCAAGGCATCATCGACGGCCGACAGAATGACGAGGATGGCGTCTGCAGAGTAGGCACGGGCCTCGACAACCTGGATGACGTCTATGATGAATTCCTTGCGAAGGATGGGCAGCGCGACGGCTTGGTGGACCGCTGTCAGGTCGTCGAGCGAGCCTCCAAAACTCGGTCCATCCGTGAGGACAGACAGGCAAGCCGCGCCGCCTGTTTCATAGTCTTGTGCGACTTTGACCGGATCGGCGCCTGATTCGATGACGCCCGCCGATGGAGATTTGCGCTTCAACTCGCAGATCAGCGCATTTGCGCCTTCTGAAACTGTGTTCGCCAGCGCTTTTTCGAACCCTCGAGGGGCGTCAGCATCCTGGGCCGCCATCATGAAGTCATTGACGGAGCGGCTCGCCTTCAGCGTCGCCACTTCGCCCCGTTTATAGTCGATGATCCGATCAAGGGCAGTGGTCATTCAGATGCTATCCCATGGCTGATCGCGGCGAGCTTGTTCAGCGTCTTCAGCGCTTCGCCGTTGTCAATTGCCTCGGCGGCCTTCGTAGCGCCAGATTTCAGATCTTCCGACAAGCCCAGCACGTGCAGACCTGCGGCGGCGTTGAGCAAGACCATGTCCCGGAAGGGCCCATGTCGGCCCTCCAGCAAGTCTCGTATCGCAGCTGAATTCTGCTCTGGCGTTCCGCCTTCAAGCGCTCCCAATGGACTGGTTTCCAGCCCTGCATCGTCAGGTGTCACTGTCATGGATCTGAGGCCGTCGGGTGTGACTTCAACGACCTTGGATTTCCCCGAGATGGACAGTTCGTCGACGCCGTCCACGCCATGGACAACCCAGGCTTTTACGACGCCGAGCTTCTGCAGCGTCTCCGCCATTGGCATCAGCCACCTTGGTTCGTAAACGCCGAGAATATGATGCGTGGCATTGGCCGGGTTGGATAGCGGCCCAAGAAGGTTGAAAATCGTTCGAATGCCGAGCGTCGACCGGATGGGCGCGACATGGCGCATCGCGGAATGGTGGCTGCGGGCAAACAGGAAGCCGACGCCGGCATCTTCAATGGATTTTTCAAAACGCGCGTTTGGGATGTCCAGCTCAACGCCCAGCGCTTCTAAAACGTCGGCGGAGCCTGTCTTTGGGGGGACAGATCGATTGCCATGCTTGGCGACTCTTCCGCCAGCTGCTGCAATCACGATCGCGCTGGCCGTGGATGTATTGAGCGACGTCCAGGGAAGGCCGCCTGTTCCACATGTATCAAGCGTTGGTCCGGCGACATCGACCGTCCGTGCATGTTGGCGCATCACGCGGGCACCAGCATAGAGTTCAGTTGACGTTTCGCCCCGAACGGCGAGCCCCATCAGAAAAGCGCCGACCTGTTCCGGTGCAGCCTCGCCCGATAACAGCGTATTGAACGCCGCCTCCAGCGCGTCTGGCTGCAGCTCTTCGCTTCGAGCGAGTGCTTTGATGGAATCGGCAAGGGCAGAGACGGTCATTCGGACAAGAGCTCAACTATCAAGGCGTTGGGGTATTTTGGACAGTATCGCGAGATCCAATGCAAGGTCGCGGTGCCCTGGCTGGTGGTTATCGATCATGTCAGCTTCAGGAAGTTCTGGATCAGTTCGTGCCCATATTGGGTCTTGATGGATTCCGGGTGAAATTGCACGCCGAATATCGGCCGTGTCTTGTGGTGTACCGACATGATTTCCCCATCTGATGTCCAGGCGTCAGCAACCAGCGCATCTGGCAATCTGTCCATCGGTATGGCGAGCGAATGGTATCGAACCACATCGAATTCCTCTGGGAGACCTTCAAACAGACCGGTCCGGGCGTTCCTGATACGCGATATCTTGCCGTGAAGGATTGCCTGCGCATGGACCACGGGCTCACCCATCGCATGGCCGATCGATTGATGACCAAGGCATACGCCTAGTATCGGAAGATCGTCAGGGGCGGCGTTGACGAGGTCTACGCAAATGCCCGCTTCCAGGGGGGTGCAGGGACCTGGAGACAAGACGACCCCCGCAGGCGACAGGGCGAGCGCGTCGTCGACAGACATTTCGTCATTTCGGATAACCCTGGTCTTCCCGCCCGCCTGCTCGACGTAATGGACAAGATTCCAGGTAAAGCTGTCATAGTTATCGACGACGAGGATCATTGGTCGAACTCATAGATGGCTGAGAGTTCTGCGGCGCGTTTCAGGGCGCCTGCCTTATGGACCGTTTCGTCAAACTCGTATTGCGGCTTGCTATCCAGCACCACGCCGCCTCCGGCCTGAACGTGGATCTGTCCGTCCTTCAGCACGGCTGTCCTGAGCGCGATGCAGGTGTCCATGTCGCCGTTCCAGCCGAAGTATCCCACGGCGCCGCCATAAATGCCCCGGCGGGATGCCTCCAGCTGATCGATGATCTGCATGGCCCGGATTTTCGGGGCGCCAGAGACTGTGCCAGCGGGAAGGCCAGCGAGCAGGGCGTCGACGCTGTCGAGGCCTTCGCGCAGGTCACCCTCGACGTGGCTGACGATATGCATGACGTGGCTATAGCGTTCGACGATGAACTGCTCACTGACCTCAACAGTACCATAGGCCGCAACCCTGCCAACGTCATTTCGGCCAAGATCAAGCAACATGAGGTGCTCTGCACATTCTTTCTCGTCTGCGAGCAGGTCTGCAGCCCGCCGCGCGTCCTCTACGGCGTCGCCGGACCGCGGGCGGGTGCCGGCGATTGGCCGGATGGCAACGCGTCCGTCGCGCACACGAACGAGGATTTCGGGGCTGGAGCCGACCAGGCGCACCGTGCCGAGGTTCATGTGGAACATGAAGGCTGAAGGGTTCAGGCGCCGCAGGGCGCGGTAGAGACTTATTGATCTGCGGTTATACGGAGCCGAAAACCTTTGGCTCGGTACAATCTGAAAAGTGTCGCCGGCTCTCGCGTATTCGATCGCGGCTTCGACCATCTCAAAATAGCGCGCCTTGCTCGTATTTGAAACGAAGTTGAGATCATCAGCCTTGTTCTCTCGAGGCGAAAGGGGAGCAATCTTCTCCAGCGACGCCTCTATCTCATCCAGCAGCTTGTTTGCTGACGCCTCATCACCGTCCGGGTGACGGGCGATCAGGAGAAGTTCCTGATAGAGGTGATCAAAGACAAGAACAGCGCCAGGAATGACGAGCAAGGCATCCGGTACATGTAAGTGGTCGGGCGCCGAAATGGTCACGGGTTCGACGTACTGGATCATATCGTAACCGATATACCCAAAGGTTCCGGACGCCATGGGGGGAAGTCCGGTTTCGTCGGTGTCGGCTCGACCAGCTTCGGCGAAGTGCCTCAGTGCTTCTATCGGGGACATGTCCAGACGTTCAGCGTTCGTGAAGTCCGCATCTTCGGCAACTTCGGCGACGCCGTCATGGATTCGGAACCATTTCAGCGGCCGAACGCCCAGAAAGGAGTATCGACCGAGGCGTTCTCCACCATGGATAGACTCAAACAGAAACGAGCCAGCCTGTTCCGGGTCCAGCTTCAGCATGGCTGAGACTGGCGTTTCGATATCTCCGATCCGCCGTCGTACGATCAGGCGGTCGCGTGTCATGAATCTGGGTTCACCCGGGACTTGTAGCTTTCCAGTGACCGCTGGTTCACTTCAAGCTCGACGTCTTTCTGGATTTCGGTGGCGAAGGCCTCGAACACATCATTGACCAGCTGTTGCACAATCTGCTGTCCCGAAGCGGTCGCCATGGCATTCATTTCCTCGGCAGAAGCGCGGTCGATCGCGACGAGCTGCACAATCGCCACTTCGTCCCTGTTCTGCATTGGCGCGATGTAGATGTCGCCTTCCTCGGCGAGCGAGAAAACGCCTGCCACAAATTGCGGTGGAATGGCCGAAGCGTTGTTGGTTCGGCGGGTAAACGCCGTATCCGGCGAGCTGATCGTGCTGTCGTACTCTGCAGCAGCGTCAGCGAATGTCATAGTTCCAGCTTCAATATCGGACTTGATCTGCCGAGCGCTATTGCCGAGCAATTCGCTGTTGCGCTGTGCCTGAACCACTGTCCGCAAATCATCACGAATTTCGTCAAATTCAGGTGTTCGAGCTTCCTCGATGGCATCGACGCGGAGCATGTAGGCGGTCTCATCCTGACCAAATCGGGCGGTCTTGGCGCCCTCGGTCAGGTCGAATGCGCGTGTGAGAATCTCCGGATCGGCTCGCAGAATTGATGGCGCAAGGCCAAGTTCAGTCACCCCGGAACGGTCGACAGCGACGAAGCTCAACACAGGTGTGCCCATTTCTGCAGCGATTTCCTCGATACCGGCACCTGTGCCGATGAGGTTATCGAGGCGGCTCAGTGAGTCATAATACAGGCCAATCGCTTGCTCCCGTGACAGGGAATCGGTGATGTCATCACGGACCGTCTCGAACGCCTCAACCTCACCCGGTTGAATCGACTCTAGACGAGCGACTGTAAAGAAATTACCCGTCTGTACTGGCCCGAAAATGCCACCTGGTTGAGCCGAGGGGCCGAACACACGTTCCGCCAAGGCTGCACTCGCCATGCTCGTTTGAGGGCCTGAACGTTCAGCGGAATTAGCCAGACCTGAAATTGTAGACGCAGTGGCGCCGCCAGCAATCCGGCCAAGAGCCTGACGGGCTTCCGCCTCTGTGGCGAAGGTGAATTCGGTCCAGGTGCGCGTGTCAGGCCCCGCATATTGCTGCGTTTTGACGGCCTCATAGTAAGCGCGCAGATCTTCCTCGGTGAGGTCGGCCTGGTTAAGGAAATCCTCCAGCTTGAGCTGGATCAGGCTGACCGCGCGTCTTTGCGGCTGAGCGAAGGCTTGCTTTTGCTGATCGTAATAGGTTTGCAGGTCTTCGTCTGTGACATCTTCAGCAGGTGGCAATGCGGAACGAGGCAGAATGAACCACGACGCTTTTCTCAGTTCGCCATTATAGGCGGCTTGCAGGGCCGCAATCGGTTGCGG
This window harbors:
- a CDS encoding SurA N-terminal domain-containing protein codes for the protein MLTLIRNMLRTKLAGLLFLLLIIAMGAWGVTDVFSGGIGNNMAVAGNTRLTEAQLDQEIERELRTATDDRGRAISKAQAVEQGIVDQIYQRELFRTTMMAYADKLGATATDNAVLKIIREDPSFASDTGNFDPARFNQLLQANGFSIPMFEAFLKRDMTISRLTGASQTALQAPQPIAALQAAYNGELRKASWFILPRSALPPAEDVTDEDLQTYYDQQKQAFAQPQRRAVSLIQLKLEDFLNQADLTEEDLRAYYEAVKTQQYAGPDTRTWTEFTFATEAEARQALGRIAGGATASTISGLANSAERSGPQTSMASAALAERVFGPSAQPGGIFGPVQTGNFFTVARLESIQPGEVEAFETVRDDITDSLSREQAIGLYYDSLSRLDNLIGTGAGIEEIAAEMGTPVLSFVAVDRSGVTELGLAPSILRADPEILTRAFDLTEGAKTARFGQDETAYMLRVDAIEEARTPEFDEIRDDLRTVVQAQRNSELLGNSARQIKSDIEAGTMTFADAAAEYDSTISSPDTAFTRRTNNASAIPPQFVAGVFSLAEEGDIYIAPMQNRDEVAIVQLVAIDRASAEEMNAMATASGQQIVQQLVNDVFEAFATEIQKDVELEVNQRSLESYKSRVNPDS
- a CDS encoding aminodeoxychorismate/anthranilate synthase component II codes for the protein MILVVDNYDSFTWNLVHYVEQAGGKTRVIRNDEMSVDDALALSPAGVVLSPGPCTPLEAGICVDLVNAAPDDLPILGVCLGHQSIGHAMGEPVVHAQAILHGKISRIRNARTGLFEGLPEEFDVVRYHSLAIPMDRLPDALVADAWTSDGEIMSVHHKTRPIFGVQFHPESIKTQYGHELIQNFLKLT
- the trpC gene encoding indole-3-glycerol phosphate synthase TrpC, producing MTTALDRIIDYKRGEVATLKASRSVNDFMMAAQDADAPRGFEKALANTVSEGANALICELKRKSPSAGVIESGADPVKVAQDYETGGAACLSVLTDGPSFGGSLDDLTAVHQAVALPILRKEFIIDVIQVVEARAYSADAILVILSAVDDALAHDLLGAASDLGMDAIVEVHDEAELHRANALPCTLVGVNNRDLKRMVTDLSTTETLAHILAPEKTLISESGISTPEHIIRLQDTGAQRFLIGESLMKSDDRVTTCKNLRNASTS
- a CDS encoding ComEC/Rec2 family competence protein, coding for MIGFGFAGVTVLATVLRRLQLPNFVQLIVILAVGAVSGMLAGKVQTEWRSSPVISRTIGPTMIEGWVADVEPGSNGVRLRIDVTAIGGEVSADLPHQVRMTHALSLNVEPGRFVRCWGVLRPPPQPAIAGDYDFSRQAYFDGLGAVGYVQGRCRAGALSGVRHGFDGLSSQVAQWRRALAKHVVARAATDAGGFAAALTSGDRSFMPSEDVEALRKSGLAHLLAISGLHLGLVGGLVYFTFRRGLSLWEWLAVRFPVQKIAAFAAIVATAAYLVLSGASISTQRAFIMAAVFFGAIVLDRSPLSLRSFAIAMILVLILEPQSVMSPGFQMSFAATGGLIASFEAWTRYRRDRGQFGGGIGMVVKSLVLTSVVGAAATAPFALYHFDRLAPLGLAANLLAMPIFTFVSAPAAGLALLTWPLGLSDIFLSVFGWSLERIQDIAAWAAAGGGDGFQLGRAMPDITFLCLVVAIALACLMDGVIRKSVAVGITAVSAFLAFVYSPIQILHISASGDVFVTEDKDVVQRMKLTDGDGLPPLRYADLEPAGDCSGQACMLNTKLGPILISGQAISQSDCEAVRVVVTTSPISQTCISDGVLSFTAVDAPVSVYRSALGKISIRKPRCGRRPWSPCLQ
- the trpE gene encoding anthranilate synthase component I; the protein is MTRDRLIVRRRIGDIETPVSAMLKLDPEQAGSFLFESIHGGERLGRYSFLGVRPLKWFRIHDGVAEVAEDADFTNAERLDMSPIEALRHFAEAGRADTDETGLPPMASGTFGYIGYDMIQYVEPVTISAPDHLHVPDALLVIPGAVLVFDHLYQELLLIARHPDGDEASANKLLDEIEASLEKIAPLSPRENKADDLNFVSNTSKARYFEMVEAAIEYARAGDTFQIVPSQRFSAPYNRRSISLYRALRRLNPSAFMFHMNLGTVRLVGSSPEILVRVRDGRVAIRPIAGTRPRSGDAVEDARRAADLLADEKECAEHLMLLDLGRNDVGRVAAYGTVEVSEQFIVERYSHVMHIVSHVEGDLREGLDSVDALLAGLPAGTVSGAPKIRAMQIIDQLEASRRGIYGGAVGYFGWNGDMDTCIALRTAVLKDGQIHVQAGGGVVLDSKPQYEFDETVHKAGALKRAAELSAIYEFDQ
- the trpD gene encoding anthranilate phosphoribosyltransferase; the protein is MTVSALADSIKALARSEELQPDALEAAFNTLLSGEAAPEQVGAFLMGLAVRGETSTELYAGARVMRQHARTVDVAGPTLDTCGTGGLPWTSLNTSTASAIVIAAAGGRVAKHGNRSVPPKTGSADVLEALGVELDIPNARFEKSIEDAGVGFLFARSHHSAMRHVAPIRSTLGIRTIFNLLGPLSNPANATHHILGVYEPRWLMPMAETLQKLGVVKAWVVHGVDGVDELSISGKSKVVEVTPDGLRSMTVTPDDAGLETSPLGALEGGTPEQNSAAIRDLLEGRHGPFRDMVLLNAAAGLHVLGLSEDLKSGATKAAEAIDNGEALKTLNKLAAISHGIASE
- the lexA gene encoding transcriptional repressor LexA, translated to MLTTKQKELLLFIHERIKQDGVSPSFDEMKEALNLASKSGIHRLITALEERGFIKRLANRARALEVLKLPDSATPSAPPRGRQVFRPSVVGSAAPRLADHTIPVLGRIAAGVPIEAIQHETSRIRPPDDLPEGDDHFALEVKGDSMIDAGIHDGDLVILKRTDDAHSGDIVVALIDEEEATLKRLRKKGASIALEAANTAYETRIFGPDRVRIQGKLVALVRRYD